A genomic segment from Dermatobacter hominis encodes:
- a CDS encoding crotonase/enoyl-CoA hydratase family protein: MGDDDYRTIRYEVGEGIATLTLDRPDHMNAFTVRMCLEMIDALDRIDADPSVRAVIVTGSGRAFCAGADLAGGAEAFDPAGSAASGAAQELRADRQAGDGATDADGVAALSPGERAVRRPIDPRRDFGGLLTLRIFEVTKPVIAAINGPAVGIGATMTLPMDLRLASGGAKFGFVFAARGIVPEACSSWFLPRLVGIQQALEWCYTARVFPAAEAHEAGLVRSLHEPDELLPAAQELAQQIASASAPVSVALTRQLMWKGLVADHPMEAHRRDSPGVTSTGAGADAREGITAFFEKRPPRWRQEVPGDLPDWFPWWDQPSFDA, translated from the coding sequence GTGGGGGACGACGACTACCGCACGATCCGCTACGAGGTCGGCGAGGGCATCGCCACGCTGACGCTCGACCGGCCGGACCACATGAACGCCTTCACGGTGCGGATGTGCCTGGAGATGATCGACGCACTCGACCGGATCGACGCCGACCCGTCGGTCCGGGCGGTGATCGTGACCGGTTCCGGCCGGGCGTTCTGCGCCGGTGCCGACCTGGCCGGCGGTGCCGAAGCCTTCGACCCCGCCGGCTCGGCCGCGTCCGGGGCGGCGCAGGAGCTGCGGGCCGACCGTCAGGCCGGCGACGGCGCCACCGACGCCGACGGGGTGGCGGCGCTGTCGCCGGGGGAGCGGGCCGTGCGGCGCCCGATCGATCCCCGGCGCGACTTCGGCGGTCTGCTCACGCTGCGGATCTTCGAGGTCACCAAGCCGGTGATCGCCGCGATCAACGGTCCTGCCGTCGGCATCGGGGCGACGATGACGCTGCCGATGGACCTCCGGCTCGCGTCCGGCGGCGCCAAGTTCGGGTTCGTGTTCGCAGCCCGGGGCATCGTGCCCGAGGCGTGCTCGAGCTGGTTCCTCCCGCGCCTCGTCGGCATCCAGCAGGCACTCGAGTGGTGCTACACGGCGAGGGTCTTCCCGGCCGCCGAGGCGCACGAGGCCGGCCTGGTCCGGTCGCTGCACGAGCCCGACGAGCTGCTGCCCGCCGCGCAGGAGCTGGCCCAGCAGATCGCCTCGGCCTCGGCGCCGGTGTCGGTCGCGCTGACGCGTCAGCTGATGTGGAAGGGCCTCGTGGCCGACCACCCGATGGAGGCCCACCGCCGCGACTCGCCGGGCGTGACCTCGACCGGCGCGGGCGCCGATGCCCGCGAGGGCATCACCGCCTTCTTCGAGAAGCGGCCGCCCCGGTGGCGCCAGGAGGTCCCGGGCGACCTCCCCGACTGGTTCCCCTGGTGGGACCAGCCGTCCTTCGACGCCTGA
- a CDS encoding PadR family transcriptional regulator, translating into MRNDDRGAEPDGFVSDGWRGGFDPSGRRGRFGRGPARGMGRSRGGFGHGFGPGFGPGFGRGGRRANRGDVRAAVLALLKEQPMHGYQIISELDERTAGAWKPSPGSVYPTLQLLEDEGLVRSEAEGGKNVFHLTDAGREAAEAGEDAPWEAVAGDSAAMDLRRLIGQLAMAFGQVVETGTPDQVQRARDVLNDARKALYAILAEDVETS; encoded by the coding sequence ATGCGGAACGATGACAGGGGCGCCGAGCCGGACGGCTTCGTGTCCGATGGATGGCGAGGCGGCTTCGACCCCTCCGGACGGCGGGGGCGCTTCGGGCGTGGCCCGGCCCGGGGGATGGGTCGCAGCCGGGGCGGGTTCGGGCACGGGTTCGGTCCCGGCTTCGGGCCGGGCTTCGGCCGGGGCGGCCGACGCGCCAACCGGGGCGACGTCCGCGCCGCCGTGTTGGCGCTGCTCAAGGAGCAGCCGATGCACGGCTACCAGATCATCAGCGAGCTCGACGAGCGCACCGCCGGTGCGTGGAAGCCGAGCCCGGGATCGGTGTACCCGACGCTGCAGCTGCTCGAGGACGAGGGCCTGGTCCGGTCCGAGGCGGAGGGCGGCAAGAACGTCTTCCACCTGACCGACGCCGGGCGCGAGGCCGCCGAGGCGGGTGAGGACGCTCCGTGGGAGGCGGTGGCCGGCGACTCGGCCGCCATGGACCTCCGGCGCCTCATCGGCCAGCTGGCGATGGCCTTCGGGCAGGTCGTCGAGACGGGGACGCCGGACCAGGTCCAGCGGGCCCGCGACGTCCTCAACGACGCCCGCAAGGCGCTCTACGCCATCCTCGCCGAGGACGTCGAGACGTCCTGA
- a CDS encoding TetR/AcrR family transcriptional regulator yields MSPTSTGRATAATDGPTRPAGPGRPRDPQVDQAILSAAVELLSDGGVEAMSVEAVALRAGVSRASVYRRYANRVDLMEAAFHAASAQKPEPPDTGSVRTDLIQLVLRLKSVLLDSDSGAMLPAMLSAARENPEVREALERFTSARRSPTVQVIRRGVERGEIRADVEPELLADMLVGAVIYRLLMRNGTIGDRRAEELVDLVLGGAGS; encoded by the coding sequence GTGAGCCCCACCTCGACCGGACGGGCGACGGCCGCCACCGACGGCCCGACCCGACCGGCGGGGCCGGGACGACCCCGGGACCCCCAGGTCGACCAGGCCATCCTCTCGGCCGCGGTGGAGCTGCTGAGCGACGGCGGCGTCGAGGCGATGTCGGTCGAGGCGGTCGCCCTCCGGGCCGGCGTGTCGCGAGCCAGCGTCTACCGGCGATACGCCAACCGCGTGGACCTCATGGAGGCGGCGTTCCACGCCGCCTCCGCCCAGAAGCCCGAGCCGCCCGACACCGGGTCGGTCCGCACCGACCTCATCCAGCTCGTGCTGCGGCTGAAGTCCGTGCTGCTCGACTCCGACAGCGGGGCCATGCTCCCGGCGATGCTCAGCGCCGCCCGGGAGAACCCCGAGGTCCGGGAGGCGCTGGAGCGCTTCACCTCCGCCCGGCGCTCCCCCACCGTCCAGGTGATCCGCCGGGGCGTCGAACGGGGCGAGATCCGCGCCGACGTCGAACCCGAGCTGCTCGCCGACATGCTCGTCGGCGCCGTCATCTACCGCCTGCTCATGCGCAACGGCACGATCGGCGACCGTCGCGCCGAGGAGCTCGTCGACCTGGTGCTCGGCGGCGCCGGCAGCTGA
- a CDS encoding MFS transporter → MSEELVYRRRWWILGVLCLSLVVITLDNTILNVALPTLVRDLDASNSQLQWIVDSYTLVFAGLLLTAGSLGDRFGRKGALQLGLAIFAAGSALSALATDPNQLIATRALMGIGGAFIMPATLSILTNVFPAEERGRAIGVWAGVSGLGVALGPLLGGYLVEHFGWHEVFTVNLPIAAVAIVAGGFLLPRSKDPSAPKLDPLGAVLSIAGLTTLVYGLIEAPSRGWTDGLILGFFAAAVVLLGLFVVHELHTEEPMLDVSFFKNPRFTAASMAITLVFFAMFGYSFLQTQYFQFVLGYSAAETGVRMLPLALTLMVVAPTSSRIVEKVGTKIVVGTGLSLVSLALVLQLQLTADSSYVQVMWRMMLLAVGMGLTMAPATESIMGSLPLAKAGVGSAMNDTTRQVGGALGVAIIGSVLSSVYGSKIVDALSGKVPDQALETARSGVGGALAVAERAGDAGSQIADVARNAFVDAMHGGAIVAAAAAIVGVIVAFVFLPAHARPTDEALQEQEFTAEMADAAAHGDTVEAVPQP, encoded by the coding sequence ATGTCAGAAGAGCTCGTGTACCGACGCCGCTGGTGGATCCTCGGCGTCCTCTGCCTGTCGTTGGTGGTCATCACCCTCGACAACACCATCCTCAACGTGGCCCTCCCGACCCTCGTGCGGGACCTCGACGCGTCGAACAGCCAGCTGCAGTGGATCGTCGACAGCTACACGCTGGTGTTCGCCGGCCTGCTGCTCACCGCCGGGAGCCTCGGCGACCGGTTCGGCCGCAAGGGCGCCCTGCAGCTCGGCCTGGCGATCTTCGCCGCCGGCTCCGCCCTGTCGGCGCTCGCCACCGACCCGAACCAGCTGATCGCCACCCGGGCCCTGATGGGCATCGGCGGCGCGTTCATCATGCCCGCCACGCTGTCGATCCTCACCAACGTCTTCCCGGCCGAGGAGCGCGGTCGCGCCATCGGCGTCTGGGCCGGCGTCTCGGGCCTCGGCGTCGCCCTCGGCCCGCTGCTCGGCGGCTACCTGGTCGAGCACTTCGGCTGGCACGAGGTGTTCACCGTCAACCTGCCGATCGCCGCGGTCGCCATCGTCGCCGGCGGCTTCCTGCTGCCCCGCTCGAAGGACCCGTCCGCCCCGAAGCTCGACCCGCTGGGCGCCGTCCTGTCGATCGCCGGCCTGACGACGCTCGTCTACGGCCTGATCGAGGCCCCGAGCCGGGGCTGGACCGATGGCCTGATCCTCGGGTTCTTCGCCGCTGCCGTCGTGCTGCTCGGCCTCTTCGTCGTGCACGAGCTGCACACCGAGGAGCCGATGCTCGACGTGTCGTTCTTCAAGAACCCCCGGTTCACCGCAGCCAGCATGGCGATCACGCTCGTGTTCTTCGCGATGTTCGGCTACTCGTTCCTGCAGACGCAGTACTTCCAGTTCGTGCTCGGGTACTCGGCGGCCGAGACCGGCGTCCGCATGCTGCCCCTCGCCCTGACGCTGATGGTCGTCGCACCGACCTCGAGCCGGATCGTCGAGAAGGTCGGCACCAAGATCGTGGTCGGCACCGGGCTCTCGCTCGTGTCGCTGGCACTGGTCCTGCAGCTGCAGCTCACCGCCGACAGCTCCTACGTCCAGGTCATGTGGCGCATGATGCTGCTGGCCGTCGGCATGGGCCTCACCATGGCCCCCGCCACCGAGTCGATCATGGGGTCGCTGCCGCTGGCCAAGGCCGGTGTCGGCTCGGCGATGAACGACACGACCCGCCAGGTCGGCGGCGCCCTCGGCGTCGCCATCATCGGCAGCGTCCTGTCGTCGGTGTACGGCTCGAAGATCGTGGACGCGCTGTCCGGCAAGGTCCCCGACCAGGCCCTCGAGACCGCCAGGAGCGGTGTCGGCGGTGCGCTGGCCGTCGCCGAGCGCGCCGGTGACGCCGGGTCCCAGATCGCCGACGTCGCCCGCAACGCCTTCGTGGACGCCATGCACGGCGGTGCCATCGTGGCCGCCGCAGCAGCCATCGTCGGTGTGATCGTGGCGTTCGTCTTCCTCCCCGCCCATGCCCGCCCGACCGACGAGGCGCTGCAGGAGCAGGAGTTCACCGCCGAGATGGCCGATGCCGCCGCCCACGGCGACACCGTCGAGGCGGTGCCGCAGCCGTGA
- the ligD gene encoding non-homologous end-joining DNA ligase — protein sequence MELSPMKAESGDLPPDDGRWWYEVKWDGMRVMAVVADGRLRLRGGRGTDVTVTFPELASIPAAVATDCVLDGEVVAFSDAGVPSFGLLQQRMHVMDAGDAARRARDVPVAYLAFDVLSIDGRPTTSLPYEHRRELLEGLVAPSAVVQVPPAYPTGGADLLEAARVQGLEGVVAKRVDSPYEPGRRSRAWRKVKVRHTQEFVVGGWIGGTGSRARTMGSLVLGCHSAVDGGPPVLRWVGNVGSGFNDPELRRLAGLLGPLAVDSSPFVAATTDERPRTTGGKVLHWVRPELVVQVEFGEWTSSGRLRHPVYVGQRDDKAAADVTCDP from the coding sequence GTGGAGCTGTCGCCGATGAAGGCCGAGTCCGGCGACCTGCCGCCCGATGACGGCCGCTGGTGGTACGAGGTCAAGTGGGACGGCATGCGGGTGATGGCCGTGGTCGCCGACGGTCGGCTCCGGCTGCGGGGCGGCCGCGGCACGGACGTGACGGTGACGTTCCCGGAGCTGGCGTCGATCCCGGCGGCGGTGGCGACCGACTGCGTGCTCGACGGGGAGGTCGTGGCGTTCTCGGACGCCGGCGTACCGAGCTTCGGCCTGTTGCAGCAGCGGATGCACGTCATGGACGCAGGCGACGCCGCACGCCGGGCCCGGGACGTGCCCGTGGCCTACCTGGCGTTCGACGTGCTCTCGATCGACGGCCGACCGACGACCTCGCTGCCGTACGAGCACCGTCGGGAGCTGCTCGAGGGCCTGGTCGCGCCGTCCGCGGTGGTGCAGGTGCCGCCCGCGTACCCGACCGGCGGTGCCGACCTCCTCGAGGCGGCCCGGGTCCAGGGCCTCGAGGGGGTGGTCGCCAAGCGCGTGGACTCGCCGTACGAGCCCGGTCGGCGGTCGCGTGCGTGGCGCAAGGTCAAGGTCCGCCACACCCAGGAGTTCGTGGTCGGGGGCTGGATCGGGGGGACCGGCTCCAGGGCCCGCACGATGGGATCGCTCGTGCTCGGCTGCCACTCCGCCGTCGACGGCGGGCCGCCGGTGCTGCGGTGGGTCGGCAACGTGGGCTCCGGGTTCAACGACCCCGAGCTCCGTCGCCTCGCCGGTCTGCTCGGGCCGCTGGCCGTCGACTCGTCACCGTTCGTCGCGGCGACGACCGACGAGCGACCCCGCACGACGGGCGGGAAGGTGTTGCACTGGGTCCGGCCGGAGCTCGTCGTGCAGGTCGAGTTCGGCGAGTGGACCTCGTCGGGGCGGCTGCGCCACCCGGTGTACGTCGGTCAGCGAGACGACAAGGCGGCGGCCGACGTCACCTGCGACCCGTGA
- a CDS encoding DMT family transporter: MRTRPGHPTRSRLLGPAAMVGCAAAWALGTVLSKGVLDRTAMRPLDVLTVQLVASVVALGTVATLAAVRSRAPVRVGALLRDGWTGLLEPGLAFVLTMVGLALTSAASATVLTSLEPVLIPLVAWAVLRSRPTARQLVVVATAAVGAVVVAWSGGSGGGSAGGDVLVVLGVGAAALYAVASSRHAAHHPPVALAAAQQVWALALTAAVAGVVAISTGTTWPTQGHLVAVAATGLCTLSIPFSLYLLALRHMDVAEAAPYLCLIPVFGVTSSAVLLGEAVGAVQVLGVAVVIAALLVGGVGSRPRAGTRNRTVAA; the protein is encoded by the coding sequence GTGCGGACGCGCCCCGGGCACCCGACGAGGTCCCGCCTGCTCGGTCCGGCGGCCATGGTCGGCTGCGCGGCGGCGTGGGCGCTCGGCACCGTGCTGTCCAAGGGCGTCCTGGACCGCACCGCCATGAGGCCGCTCGACGTCCTGACCGTGCAGCTCGTCGCGTCCGTCGTCGCGCTCGGCACCGTGGCGACGCTGGCGGCGGTCCGGTCGCGGGCGCCGGTCCGCGTCGGCGCGCTCCTGCGCGACGGCTGGACCGGGCTGCTCGAGCCGGGCCTGGCCTTCGTGCTGACGATGGTGGGGCTGGCGCTCACGAGCGCGGCGAGCGCGACGGTCCTGACATCGCTCGAGCCGGTCCTCATCCCGCTCGTGGCGTGGGCGGTCCTCCGATCACGGCCGACCGCCCGCCAGCTGGTCGTGGTGGCGACCGCCGCCGTAGGTGCGGTGGTGGTGGCCTGGAGCGGCGGCTCTGGCGGCGGCAGCGCCGGCGGCGACGTGCTGGTCGTGCTCGGCGTCGGCGCGGCCGCGCTCTACGCCGTCGCCTCGTCGCGCCACGCGGCGCACCACCCGCCTGTTGCGCTGGCGGCGGCCCAGCAGGTGTGGGCGCTCGCGCTCACGGCCGCCGTCGCAGGTGTGGTGGCGATCTCGACCGGCACCACATGGCCGACGCAGGGCCACCTCGTCGCCGTCGCCGCCACCGGGCTGTGCACCCTGTCGATCCCCTTCTCGCTGTACCTGCTCGCCCTCCGGCACATGGACGTGGCCGAGGCCGCGCCCTACCTCTGCCTCATCCCAGTCTTCGGGGTCACCTCCAGCGCGGTGCTGCTCGGCGAGGCCGTCGGCGCCGTGCAGGTGCTCGGGGTCGCGGTCGTGATCGCCGCGCTGCTAGTCGGCGGCGTGGGGTCGCGACCACGGGCCGGGACCCGCAACCGCACCGTCGCGGCGTGA
- a CDS encoding MarR family winged helix-turn-helix transcriptional regulator codes for MSREANLLGALAVAVCDELEAASLAAADLTATQTAALNVLAHHPGCTIRELSQVLELSHPGTVRLVDRLQDEGLVERRSGVDARSVALHVTAAGRRVWNRQRHARDARLAEVVASLPRASRADLRGAAELLLAALTTDEDRAESICRLCDESQCPQDRCPVTLAVS; via the coding sequence ATGAGTCGTGAAGCGAACCTCCTCGGCGCCCTGGCCGTCGCCGTGTGCGACGAGTTGGAGGCGGCGTCGCTGGCCGCGGCCGACCTCACCGCGACGCAGACCGCCGCGCTCAACGTGCTGGCGCACCACCCCGGATGCACCATCCGGGAGCTCTCCCAGGTCCTCGAGCTCAGCCACCCCGGGACGGTGCGGCTGGTCGACCGGCTTCAGGACGAGGGCCTGGTCGAGCGCCGATCCGGCGTCGACGCGCGCAGCGTGGCGCTGCACGTCACCGCGGCCGGACGCCGCGTGTGGAACCGCCAGCGCCACGCCCGCGACGCCCGCCTGGCCGAGGTCGTGGCCTCGCTCCCCCGCGCCTCGAGAGCCGATCTCCGGGGGGCCGCCGAGCTGCTGCTCGCCGCCCTCACCACCGACGAGGACCGGGCCGAGTCCATCTGCCGGCTGTGCGACGAGTCGCAGTGTCCCCAGGACCGCTGTCCCGTGACGCTGGCCGTGAGCTGA
- a CDS encoding pyridoxamine 5'-phosphate oxidase family protein, producing MTTLDEIKAAAAALSPLAHIATVGQDGRPDVVPVHPAWEGDTLWIMSHTGVKSRNIATNPNVAMHWQVSEAGDGVELWGTASVHDDLDTKRRLWEGVFDYDLGMFSPGGPDGSPETVFIAVEPERALWVRFYGINGRDTWTRG from the coding sequence ATGACGACCCTCGACGAGATCAAGGCCGCCGCCGCTGCACTGTCGCCCCTGGCGCACATCGCCACCGTCGGGCAGGACGGACGACCCGACGTGGTCCCGGTCCACCCCGCCTGGGAGGGCGACACGCTGTGGATCATGAGCCACACCGGTGTGAAGTCGCGCAACATCGCGACCAACCCGAACGTGGCGATGCACTGGCAGGTGTCGGAGGCCGGCGACGGCGTCGAGCTGTGGGGGACCGCTTCGGTGCACGACGACCTCGACACCAAGCGCCGGCTCTGGGAGGGCGTGTTCGACTACGACCTCGGCATGTTCTCGCCGGGCGGCCCCGACGGCTCGCCCGAGACGGTCTTCATCGCCGTCGAGCCGGAGCGCGCGCTGTGGGTGCGGTTCTACGGCATCAACGGGCGCGACACCTGGACCCGGGGGTGA
- a CDS encoding YbaK/EbsC family protein, translating into MTRDPAVERVLAAAAATGLPFDVVDCDPDLADTAAFCEAYGYSPDESANCVVVVGKSDPPVHAACVVLASTRLDVNGVVRRRLGTRKASFAPADDVRAMTGMEIGGVTPVGLPDGLPLWIDARVAACERVIVGAGGRSAKLLVPPALLVAMGGEVVDDLARPVDVAG; encoded by the coding sequence GTGACGCGAGACCCCGCCGTCGAGCGGGTCCTCGCCGCTGCGGCGGCGACCGGACTGCCGTTCGACGTCGTGGACTGCGACCCCGACCTGGCCGACACCGCCGCCTTCTGCGAGGCCTACGGGTACTCGCCCGACGAGAGCGCCAACTGCGTCGTCGTGGTCGGCAAGTCCGACCCTCCGGTGCACGCGGCCTGTGTGGTGCTCGCCTCGACCCGGCTCGACGTGAACGGCGTCGTGCGCCGTCGCCTGGGCACCCGCAAGGCCAGCTTCGCCCCGGCCGACGACGTGCGCGCCATGACGGGGATGGAGATCGGCGGCGTCACCCCGGTCGGCCTGCCCGACGGGCTGCCGCTCTGGATCGACGCCCGCGTGGCCGCCTGCGAGCGCGTCATCGTCGGGGCGGGCGGGCGTTCTGCCAAGCTGCTGGTCCCGCCGGCGCTGCTGGTCGCCATGGGCGGCGAGGTCGTCGACGACCTCGCCAGGCCGGTCGACGTCGCGGGCTGA
- a CDS encoding Flp family type IVb pilin encodes MVQYEFIKAWLKAQAKTERGASLVEYALLVALIAVVCIAAVSFIGSSAKDKFSQVGSSIQ; translated from the coding sequence ATGGTCCAGTACGAGTTCATCAAGGCGTGGTTGAAGGCCCAGGCGAAGACCGAGCGTGGCGCCTCCCTCGTGGAGTACGCCCTCCTCGTGGCGCTGATCGCGGTGGTCTGCATCGCCGCCGTGTCCTTCATCGGTTCGAGCGCCAAGGACAAGTTCAGCCAGGTCGGCAGCTCGATCCAGTGA
- a CDS encoding glycoside hydrolase domain-containing protein produces the protein MIESVDPFIGTEVTDLPSTTGLAASWWWPKPQIGNTHPGATSPFGMVSACAYSGGYPTGYGRYGMNTEGVPPRMYDELQASGFTHFQQSGTGAIRKYYNYFRVTPMVDPLDALDTQWQLQEEVAEPGYYAATLSSGIRSELTVGPKSAVHRYTFPAREDARIVVDFSLGGLSIDHGRTVPLRAQMVSVAPGVAQGEIVVEGVPLAVHMEFDAPRWRQMLWYDRRLMSGGSRLEFDGIRLTTLRPFGLLLIGPTESGEDVELRFGFSLRGVEQARANLEADCGTGVRSFDTRRADTQAEWRQHLDRIVVEGATTDQRTVFSTALYHSLIKPCFAPDESPFWTTSRSFVFDISTMWDLYKAQLPLMTAIAPDRAVDLVAALLSVAEEEGNLPIGYRMARGTDRFFRQASALAHTFFADVCELGLPGIDWEYALVHLHDDLRRNYGEEYLVKGVAHPISHTLDLAYGHHCTARIARHVGDHELAEHLEHLATRWINAFDPTTGLLIDSEYYEGGRWNYSFRLLHDMAARIELAGGEDPFVDMLDRFFGFGQPPVSQLGEPPFDEAELARGYGLHRFEGLNNEPDMEVPWAYHYAGRPDRTAEVVHAAVHGAFGPGRGGLPGNDDSGGLSSWYVWASLGLFPVAGQSLFLVNAPAFDRSEIRVGGGDFVVETKGDRPSDPLEGPSYVQSVTLDGQPLERSWISAAEVHGSGHLVVELGPEPSAWGTTTRPPSLSTSGPSDETPSDT, from the coding sequence TTGATCGAATCGGTCGACCCCTTCATCGGGACCGAGGTCACGGATCTTCCGTCGACGACCGGACTCGCCGCGTCCTGGTGGTGGCCGAAGCCCCAGATCGGCAACACCCATCCCGGCGCGACGTCGCCGTTCGGCATGGTGTCGGCGTGCGCGTACTCGGGCGGCTACCCGACCGGGTACGGCCGCTACGGCATGAACACCGAGGGCGTGCCGCCCCGGATGTACGACGAGCTCCAGGCATCGGGCTTCACGCACTTCCAGCAGTCCGGCACCGGTGCGATCCGCAAGTACTACAACTACTTCCGCGTCACGCCGATGGTGGACCCGCTCGACGCCCTGGACACCCAGTGGCAGCTGCAGGAGGAGGTCGCCGAACCCGGCTACTACGCGGCGACCCTCTCGTCGGGCATCCGCAGCGAGCTGACGGTCGGTCCGAAGTCGGCGGTGCACCGCTACACCTTCCCGGCGCGGGAGGACGCACGGATCGTCGTCGACTTCTCCCTCGGGGGTCTGTCGATCGACCACGGGCGGACCGTGCCGCTGCGCGCCCAGATGGTGTCGGTCGCGCCGGGCGTCGCCCAGGGCGAGATCGTCGTGGAGGGCGTGCCGCTCGCGGTCCACATGGAGTTCGACGCCCCCCGCTGGCGGCAGATGCTCTGGTACGACCGTCGGTTGATGTCCGGCGGGAGCCGGCTCGAGTTCGACGGCATCCGGCTCACCACCCTGCGCCCGTTCGGTCTGCTCCTGATCGGGCCGACCGAGTCGGGCGAGGACGTCGAGCTGCGGTTCGGCTTCTCGCTCCGCGGGGTCGAGCAGGCCAGGGCCAACCTGGAGGCCGACTGCGGCACCGGCGTCCGCTCGTTCGACACCCGGAGGGCGGACACGCAGGCCGAGTGGCGTCAGCACCTGGACCGGATCGTGGTCGAAGGGGCGACCACCGACCAGCGCACCGTGTTCTCCACGGCCCTGTACCACTCGCTCATCAAGCCGTGCTTCGCTCCCGACGAGAGCCCGTTCTGGACGACCTCCCGCTCGTTCGTGTTCGACATCTCGACGATGTGGGACCTGTACAAGGCGCAGCTCCCCCTCATGACGGCGATCGCGCCGGATCGGGCGGTCGACCTGGTGGCGGCGCTGCTGTCGGTCGCGGAGGAGGAGGGGAACCTCCCGATCGGCTACCGGATGGCGCGCGGGACCGACCGCTTCTTCCGCCAGGCCAGCGCGCTCGCCCACACCTTCTTCGCCGACGTCTGCGAGCTCGGGCTCCCCGGCATCGACTGGGAGTACGCGCTGGTCCACCTGCACGACGACCTGCGGCGGAACTACGGCGAGGAGTACCTGGTCAAGGGGGTCGCCCACCCGATCTCCCACACCCTCGACCTGGCGTACGGGCACCACTGCACCGCCCGGATCGCCCGCCACGTCGGCGACCACGAGCTGGCCGAGCACCTCGAGCACCTCGCCACCCGGTGGATCAACGCCTTCGACCCGACCACGGGCCTGTTGATCGACTCCGAGTACTACGAGGGCGGCCGGTGGAACTACTCGTTCCGGCTGCTGCACGACATGGCCGCCCGCATCGAGCTGGCCGGCGGCGAGGACCCGTTCGTCGACATGCTCGACCGCTTCTTCGGCTTCGGGCAGCCGCCCGTCTCGCAGCTGGGCGAGCCGCCGTTCGACGAGGCGGAGCTCGCGCGCGGCTACGGCCTGCACCGCTTCGAGGGGCTCAACAACGAGCCCGACATGGAGGTGCCGTGGGCGTACCACTACGCCGGACGGCCCGACCGCACCGCCGAGGTCGTGCACGCCGCGGTCCACGGCGCCTTCGGCCCCGGGCGAGGTGGGTTGCCGGGCAACGACGACTCCGGTGGGCTCAGCTCCTGGTACGTCTGGGCGTCGCTCGGGCTGTTCCCCGTCGCCGGCCAGAGCCTCTTCCTGGTCAACGCACCGGCGTTCGACCGGTCCGAGATCCGGGTGGGCGGCGGCGACTTCGTCGTCGAGACCAAGGGCGACCGTCCCTCGGATCCGCTCGAGGGTCCGAGCTACGTGCAGTCCGTCACCCTCGACGGCCAGCCGCTGGAGCGGTCTTGGATCTCGGCCGCCGAGGTGCACGGGTCCGGTCACCTGGTCGTCGAGCTCGGGCCCGAGCCCTCCGCCTGGGGCACCACCACCCGTCCTCCGTCCCTGTCCACCTCCGGGCCCTCCGACGAGACGCCGTCCGACACGTGA